In Miscanthus floridulus cultivar M001 chromosome 5, ASM1932011v1, whole genome shotgun sequence, one genomic interval encodes:
- the LOC136454643 gene encoding LOW QUALITY PROTEIN: phytyl ester synthase 1, chloroplastic-like (The sequence of the model RefSeq protein was modified relative to this genomic sequence to represent the inferred CDS: substituted 2 bases at 2 genomic stop codons), whose translation MGLQPLIEFRKPWNNEIICQFYASYHLDTRVETYFIHWTSEGKHYNIDFITFSRLLGLDRKDRTSTAITNISALAMDEYQYMYLDGHRVDGKTVWLKPYYYVLNNILHQILYPKIGDSTNLYEDSQVVLDCFGDEFTKFSISRYIWDTIFIASEDVGEEYKLFWPDQPEFVRMAALFGVTIIPFGCVGEDDVLELVLDYNDQKNIPGLREWIESINKEAERVRDSVKGEDGNQDMYLPALLPKVPGRFYYLFGQPIEMKGMNNLVRDRKRANEVHLRIKSEVEEIMSYLKRKREEDPYRSIGXRALYXATWGASAQVPTFEP comes from the exons ATGGGGTTGCAGCCATTGATAGAGTTTCGCAAGCCATGGAACAATGAGATTATTTGTCAGTTTTACGCCTCCTATCACTTGGACACCCGGGTGGAGACTTATTTCATTCATTGGACCAGTGAAGGCAAGCACTACAATATTGATTTCATTACCTTCTCTCGCCTTCTTGGTTTGGACCGCAAGGATCGCACCTCCACTGCCATTACTAACATTTCCGCTCTTGCCATGGATGAGTATCAGTATATGTATTTGGATGGCCATCGTGTTGATGGGAAGACCGTTTGGTTGAAGCCCTACTACTATGTGCTAAACAACATCCTCCATCAGATCTTGTACCCCAAGATAGGTGACTCTACTAATCTCTATGAAGATTCACAGGTTGTCCTTGATTGCTTTGGAGATGAGTTCACCAAGTTCTCCATCAGCCGTTATATTTGGGATACGATCTTCATCGCTAGTGAGGATGTG GGTGAAGAATACAAGTTGTTTTGGCCAGACCAACCAGAATTTGTAAGAATGGCTGCGCTCTTTGGTGTTACTATCATACCCTTTGGGTGTGTAGGAGAAGACGACGTTCTAGAG TTGGTTCTGGATTACAACGATCAGAAGAACATTCCCGGACTTCGGGAGTGGATAGAGTCAATCAACAAAGAAGCCGAGAGAGTGAG GGACAGTGTAAAAGGGGAGGATGGAAATCAAGACATGTACTTGCCAGCTCTTCTCCCAAAAGTACCTGGTCGATTCTACTACCTATTCGGGCAACCGATTGAAATGAAAGGGATGAACAACCTTGTCAGAGATAGAAAGAGGGCAAACGAGGTGCATTTACGTATCAAATCAGAAGTGGAGGAGATAATGTCATATCTCAAGAGGAAGAGGGAGGAAGACCCTTACAGGAGTATAGGGTAGCGTGCGCTGTACTAGGCAACATGGGGCGCCTCTGCTCAAGTCCCAACTTTTGAGCCATGA
- the LOC136452186 gene encoding phytyl ester synthase 1, chloroplastic-like isoform X1, whose protein sequence is MATLSPRLHTKAAAPLCRPRQRWHGSLERTTSSYPVKKHAGRLQASYRGLEALYDDGYQTVKNLDYYYESLCELVEHDSGPVRWFCPVDAGSPIEDAPLMLYLPGVDGMGMGLFMHHKALGRIFELRCMHVPLHDRTPFEDLVIMVEDVVRKEHATSPNKPIYLLGNSFGGCLALAVAARNPHINLILVLVNPATSYEKSGIQQLLSFFSLFSDQACMAVTALLNYNIDNEVDMAVGSMLNGKHPLAALNRLTNNMTSFLKHSNILDKIPEDTLKWKMKQIKRAASYANYRLQSVQAEVLLLVSCADRLLPSKDEGDRLQKLLPKCKIYFFEKHGHSLLLEYGVHVASIIKCTDLYRHSRRYHRVFDYIPPSATDLKEVDKATCDLRFRTCPAMYSTLEDGTVVRGLAGVPQDGPVLLVGNHMLLGIELISLAAEFLRLKRVVVRGIAHPLLFPNKKRAWSEGHDFFDFLNLWGGVPMMYKSIYDLLGAGEFVLLYPGGHREALHCKGEEHRLFWPTQTEFVRLAAQFNATIVPFGVVGEDDLLELLCTFEDIRNAPFGKEMIQAYSNHLKLRDVDHEVFFPGLYLKMPGRFYYQFGKPIPTRGRQDVLTDKQAAHDLYMHVKSEVERIISYLLEKRVEDKYRSLIPRMLYQAARGPTCQVPAFDP, encoded by the exons ATGGCGACTCTGTCTCCTCGTCTACACACCAAGGCCGCTGCCCCTCTCTGTCGACCACGGCAACGTTGGCATGGTTCCCTTGAGAGGACCACCAGCAGCTACCCGGTGAAGAAGCATGCTGGGAGATTGCAGGCGAGCTACAGGGGCCTTGAGGCACTGTATGACGATGGGTACCAGACGGTGAAGAACCTAGATTACTACTACGAATCACTTTGCGAGCTGGTGGAGCATGACAGTGGGCCGGTGCGCTGGTTTTGCCCCGTCGACGCCGGCTCACCGATCGAGGATGCTCCTCTGATGCTATATTTGCCCG GCGTAGATGGAATGGGGATGGGACTCTTCATGCATCACAAGGCACTTGGAAG GATTTTTGAACTAAGATGCATGCACGTTCCTCTTCATGATCGCACGCCATTTGAAG ACCTTGTTATAATGGTAGAAGATGTTGTAAGAAAAGAGCACGCCACTTCTCCCAATAAGCCGATCTATCTATTGGGGAATTCTTTTGGCGGATGTTTGGCACTTGCAGTAGCTGCTCGTAATCCACATATTAATTTGATATTGGTACTAGTGAATCCAG CAACATCATATGAGAAGTCAGGCATACAACAGCTTCTATCGTTTTTCAGCCTGTTCTCAGATCAAGCATGTATGGCTGTTACAGCTCTATTGAACTACAACATCG ACAATGAAGTGGACATGGCAGTGGGTAGCATGTTAAATGGAAAGCATCCATTAGCAGCACTGAACAGATTGACAAATAACATGACATCATTCCTGAAGCATTCG AACATACTGGACAAAATACCAGAGGACACACTTAAATGGAAAATGAAGCAGATCAAACGGGCTGCTTCTTACGCCAATTATCGTCTACAATCGGTTCAAGCTGAAGTGCTACTGCTAGTCAG CTGTGCTGACAGGTTACTTCCAAGCAAAGACGAAGGTGACAGGCTGCAGAAGTTGTTACCAAAGTGTAAAATTTACTTCTTTGAGAAGCACGGGCACAGCTTACTATTG GAGTACGGTGTTCATGTTGCATCTATCATCAAGTGCACTGATCTCTACCGCCATTCGAGGAGGTACCACCGGGTTTTCGACTACATCCCTCCATCTGCAACTGACCTAAAGGAAGTAGACAAAGCTACGTG TGATCTCAGATTTAGGACCTGCCCAGCGATGTACTCCACTTTGGAGGACGGCACAGTGGTGAGGGGCCTCGCTGGAGTACCCCAGGACGGCCCAGTGCTGCTGGTCGGCAACCACATGCTTCTGGGCATCGAGCTCATCTCGCTTGCGGCGGAGTTCCTGCGGCTGAAGCGGGTCGTCGTGCGCGGCATCGCGCACCCGCTCCTGTTCCCCAACAAGAAGAGGGCGTGGTCTGAGGGCCACGACTTCTTCGACTTCCTCAACCTGTGGGGCGGCGTGCCCATGATGTACAAGTCTATCTACGACCTGCTGGGCGCCGGCGAGTTCGTGCTCCTCTACCCCGGTGGCCACAGGGAGGCGCTCCATTGCAAG GGCGAAGAGCACAGGTTGTTCTGGCCAACCCAGACCGAATTTGTCAGGCTGGCAGCACAGTTCAATGCAACAATTGTGCCTTTTGGAGTCGTCGGGGAGGATGATCTGCTAGAG CTGCTCTGTACTTTCGAAGATATCAGGAATGCACCCTTTGGCAAGGAAATGATCCAAGCATATAGCAATCATCTGAAGCTAAG GGACGTGGACCATGAGGTGTTCTTCCCAGGTCTGTATCTGAAAATGCCGGGCCGGTTTTACTACCAATTCGGGAAGCCGATTCCGACGAGGGGGAGGCAGGACGTCCTGACTGATAAGCAGGCCGCGCATGATCTCTACATGCATGTTAAGTCGGAGGTGGAGCGAATCATCTCCTACTTGCTGGAGAAGAGGGTGGAAGACAAGTACAGGAGCCTCATCCCAAGAATGTTGTACCAAGCTGCTCGGGGACCCACCTGTCAAGTCCCGGCGTTTGATCCCTGA
- the LOC136452186 gene encoding phytyl ester synthase 1, chloroplastic-like isoform X2 yields the protein MVEDVVRKEHATSPNKPIYLLGNSFGGCLALAVAARNPHINLILVLVNPATSYEKSGIQQLLSFFSLFSDQACMAVTALLNYNIDNEVDMAVGSMLNGKHPLAALNRLTNNMTSFLKHSNILDKIPEDTLKWKMKQIKRAASYANYRLQSVQAEVLLLVSCADRLLPSKDEGDRLQKLLPKCKIYFFEKHGHSLLLEYGVHVASIIKCTDLYRHSRRYHRVFDYIPPSATDLKEVDKATCDLRFRTCPAMYSTLEDGTVVRGLAGVPQDGPVLLVGNHMLLGIELISLAAEFLRLKRVVVRGIAHPLLFPNKKRAWSEGHDFFDFLNLWGGVPMMYKSIYDLLGAGEFVLLYPGGHREALHCKGEEHRLFWPTQTEFVRLAAQFNATIVPFGVVGEDDLLELLCTFEDIRNAPFGKEMIQAYSNHLKLRDVDHEVFFPGLYLKMPGRFYYQFGKPIPTRGRQDVLTDKQAAHDLYMHVKSEVERIISYLLEKRVEDKYRSLIPRMLYQAARGPTCQVPAFDP from the exons ATGGTAGAAGATGTTGTAAGAAAAGAGCACGCCACTTCTCCCAATAAGCCGATCTATCTATTGGGGAATTCTTTTGGCGGATGTTTGGCACTTGCAGTAGCTGCTCGTAATCCACATATTAATTTGATATTGGTACTAGTGAATCCAG CAACATCATATGAGAAGTCAGGCATACAACAGCTTCTATCGTTTTTCAGCCTGTTCTCAGATCAAGCATGTATGGCTGTTACAGCTCTATTGAACTACAACATCG ACAATGAAGTGGACATGGCAGTGGGTAGCATGTTAAATGGAAAGCATCCATTAGCAGCACTGAACAGATTGACAAATAACATGACATCATTCCTGAAGCATTCG AACATACTGGACAAAATACCAGAGGACACACTTAAATGGAAAATGAAGCAGATCAAACGGGCTGCTTCTTACGCCAATTATCGTCTACAATCGGTTCAAGCTGAAGTGCTACTGCTAGTCAG CTGTGCTGACAGGTTACTTCCAAGCAAAGACGAAGGTGACAGGCTGCAGAAGTTGTTACCAAAGTGTAAAATTTACTTCTTTGAGAAGCACGGGCACAGCTTACTATTG GAGTACGGTGTTCATGTTGCATCTATCATCAAGTGCACTGATCTCTACCGCCATTCGAGGAGGTACCACCGGGTTTTCGACTACATCCCTCCATCTGCAACTGACCTAAAGGAAGTAGACAAAGCTACGTG TGATCTCAGATTTAGGACCTGCCCAGCGATGTACTCCACTTTGGAGGACGGCACAGTGGTGAGGGGCCTCGCTGGAGTACCCCAGGACGGCCCAGTGCTGCTGGTCGGCAACCACATGCTTCTGGGCATCGAGCTCATCTCGCTTGCGGCGGAGTTCCTGCGGCTGAAGCGGGTCGTCGTGCGCGGCATCGCGCACCCGCTCCTGTTCCCCAACAAGAAGAGGGCGTGGTCTGAGGGCCACGACTTCTTCGACTTCCTCAACCTGTGGGGCGGCGTGCCCATGATGTACAAGTCTATCTACGACCTGCTGGGCGCCGGCGAGTTCGTGCTCCTCTACCCCGGTGGCCACAGGGAGGCGCTCCATTGCAAG GGCGAAGAGCACAGGTTGTTCTGGCCAACCCAGACCGAATTTGTCAGGCTGGCAGCACAGTTCAATGCAACAATTGTGCCTTTTGGAGTCGTCGGGGAGGATGATCTGCTAGAG CTGCTCTGTACTTTCGAAGATATCAGGAATGCACCCTTTGGCAAGGAAATGATCCAAGCATATAGCAATCATCTGAAGCTAAG GGACGTGGACCATGAGGTGTTCTTCCCAGGTCTGTATCTGAAAATGCCGGGCCGGTTTTACTACCAATTCGGGAAGCCGATTCCGACGAGGGGGAGGCAGGACGTCCTGACTGATAAGCAGGCCGCGCATGATCTCTACATGCATGTTAAGTCGGAGGTGGAGCGAATCATCTCCTACTTGCTGGAGAAGAGGGTGGAAGACAAGTACAGGAGCCTCATCCCAAGAATGTTGTACCAAGCTGCTCGGGGACCCACCTGTCAAGTCCCGGCGTTTGATCCCTGA